One stretch of Nocardioides perillae DNA includes these proteins:
- a CDS encoding ATP-binding cassette domain-containing protein, with protein MTVPLHTSPTGDSAGSTEPVLSLTGVSKRFGAVQALTDVHFDVHPGEVVALVGDNGAGKSTLVKVMSGVYQPDAGDITFSGRKVTVGGPGEAQALGIATVFQDLALCDNLDVVANLFLGQERRRGPFIDEVGMEQESWRLLRSLSAKIPSVRIPIASLSGGQRQTVAIARALVGKPKVVMLDEPTAALGVAQTAEVLNLVERLREQGLGVVLISHNMADVQAVADRIVVMRLGRNAAEFRTTEVSTEQLVAAITGASDNVVAARAGRGREES; from the coding sequence ATGACCGTCCCGCTCCACACGAGCCCCACCGGGGACAGCGCGGGCTCCACCGAGCCCGTGCTGTCCCTGACCGGGGTCAGCAAGCGGTTCGGCGCCGTGCAGGCGCTGACCGACGTCCACTTCGACGTGCACCCCGGCGAGGTCGTGGCGCTGGTCGGCGACAACGGCGCCGGCAAGTCGACGCTGGTCAAGGTGATGTCGGGCGTCTACCAGCCCGACGCCGGCGACATCACCTTCTCCGGGCGCAAGGTCACGGTGGGCGGCCCCGGCGAGGCGCAGGCCCTCGGCATCGCCACCGTCTTCCAGGACCTCGCGCTGTGCGACAACCTCGACGTCGTCGCCAACCTGTTCCTGGGCCAGGAGCGGCGTCGCGGTCCGTTCATCGACGAGGTCGGCATGGAGCAGGAGTCGTGGCGGCTGCTGCGCAGCCTGTCGGCCAAGATCCCCTCGGTGCGCATCCCGATCGCCTCCCTCTCGGGTGGGCAGCGCCAGACGGTCGCGATCGCCCGCGCCCTCGTCGGCAAGCCGAAGGTGGTGATGCTCGACGAGCCCACCGCCGCGCTCGGCGTCGCCCAGACCGCCGAGGTGCTCAACCTCGTCGAGCGGCTGCGCGAGCAGGGCCTCGGCGTGGTGCTCATCAGCCACAACATGGCCGACGTGCAGGCCGTGGCCGACCGGATCGTGGTCATGCGCCTCGGCCGCAACGCCGCGGAGTTCCGCACCACCGAGGTGAGCACCGAGCAGCTGGTCGCCGCGATCACCGGTGCGTCCGACAACGTCGTGGCGGCCCGCGCCGGCCGCGGCCGCGAGGAGTCCTGA
- a CDS encoding DUF6226 family protein yields the protein MDDDRDRAWAVDLLAEVDRTFARTGAATPGWPDPWPERDAPQAAYSRVTDPGRHRILDARLAAWEEVLVDRGLARVERPEALTWVPSPRLPQLGGQPTLLVPTAPGALTFVAVSAAAGDLPVLEVGARAPDTGAALLDVHPACGCDACDSGSADLLQVLDASVLTVVRGGVVLVRAGRREVARTWDGWAASGVADPAWLGDPTAAPEGALVVRGAPWL from the coding sequence GTGGACGACGACCGCGACCGTGCCTGGGCGGTCGACCTGCTCGCCGAGGTCGACCGGACCTTCGCGCGGACCGGCGCGGCCACGCCGGGGTGGCCCGACCCGTGGCCGGAGCGCGACGCGCCGCAGGCGGCGTACTCGCGCGTCACCGACCCCGGACGCCACCGCATCCTCGACGCGCGGCTCGCCGCGTGGGAGGAGGTGCTGGTCGACCGCGGGCTGGCGCGGGTCGAGCGGCCGGAGGCGCTCACCTGGGTCCCCAGCCCCCGTCTCCCCCAGCTCGGCGGGCAGCCGACGCTCCTCGTGCCCACCGCGCCGGGGGCGCTGACCTTCGTCGCGGTCTCGGCGGCCGCGGGCGACCTGCCTGTGCTCGAGGTCGGCGCGCGCGCCCCGGACACGGGCGCGGCACTCCTCGACGTGCACCCCGCCTGCGGCTGCGACGCCTGCGACTCCGGCTCCGCCGACCTGCTGCAGGTGCTCGACGCGTCGGTGCTCACCGTCGTGCGCGGCGGGGTCGTGCTCGTCCGGGCGGGTCGCCGCGAGGTGGCCCGCACCTGGGACGGCTGGGCGGCGAGCGGCGTGGCCGACCCGGCCTGGCTGGGGGACCCGACCGCCGCGCCGGAGGGTGCGCTCGTGGTGCGCGGCGCGCCCTGGCTCTGA
- a CDS encoding FAD-dependent oxidoreductase, whose protein sequence is MADAEVAVVGAGIVGLSTAYALLERGTSVRVLEHGAPGHGQSGGESRIFRHAHDDPRLVRDTVASRAVFDEWSAQLGVELVSDDGALLIGPGVEQKVPLLEQEGVPVTRLDAAGVAARLPILAAYDGPAAVDERGGSIRTTAMVRALVEALGDRLVADEVLSVRPVDGEVEVRAGGSTTRHSRVVVCAGRGTAALARAAGLSLPVRHGAHVRLTFAVRGEPRARLATLQDSGETFGEPGVYAAAPPGGTTYALGLSQDTLAREDGSLPDADDLASLAARASAYVRRALPGLDPDPVDVRHCWVTRLPWSEDGLAVWERDGVLFPVGHNLFKQAPGLGRKLAATASGEPLPALLRPEAQLGAAPG, encoded by the coding sequence GTGGCAGACGCAGAGGTGGCCGTCGTCGGGGCCGGCATCGTGGGGCTCTCGACCGCCTACGCGCTGCTCGAGCGGGGCACGTCGGTGCGGGTGCTCGAGCACGGCGCTCCCGGGCACGGGCAGTCGGGCGGGGAGTCGCGGATCTTCCGCCACGCCCACGACGACCCGCGCCTGGTGCGCGACACCGTCGCCAGCCGCGCGGTCTTCGACGAGTGGTCGGCCCAGCTGGGGGTCGAGCTGGTCTCCGACGACGGTGCGCTGCTGATCGGCCCCGGGGTCGAGCAGAAGGTGCCGCTCCTCGAGCAGGAGGGGGTGCCGGTGACCCGGCTCGACGCGGCGGGGGTGGCCGCGCGGCTGCCGATCCTCGCGGCGTACGACGGGCCCGCCGCGGTCGACGAGCGCGGCGGGTCGATCCGCACCACCGCGATGGTGCGGGCGCTGGTCGAGGCGCTCGGTGACCGGCTGGTGGCCGACGAGGTGCTCTCGGTGCGGCCGGTCGACGGCGAGGTCGAGGTGCGCGCCGGGGGCAGCACCACCCGGCACTCCCGCGTCGTGGTCTGCGCAGGGCGCGGCACCGCGGCGCTCGCGCGCGCCGCCGGGCTGTCGCTGCCGGTGCGGCACGGCGCACACGTGCGGCTGACCTTCGCCGTGCGCGGCGAGCCGCGTGCGCGCCTCGCGACCCTGCAGGACTCCGGCGAGACCTTCGGCGAGCCCGGCGTCTACGCCGCCGCTCCCCCGGGCGGCACGACGTACGCCCTCGGGCTGAGCCAGGACACGCTCGCCCGTGAGGACGGCAGCCTGCCCGACGCCGACGACCTCGCGTCGCTGGCGGCCCGGGCGTCGGCCTACGTGCGGCGCGCCCTGCCCGGGCTCGACCCCGACCCCGTCGACGTGCGCCACTGCTGGGTGACCCGGCTGCCGTGGAGCGAGGACGGTCTCGCGGTGTGGGAGCGCGACGGGGTGCTCTTCCCCGTCGGGCACAACCTCTTCAAGCAGGCCCCCGGCCTGGGGCGGAAGCTGGCCGCGACCGCCTCGGGCGAGCCGCTGCCCGCGCTGCTGCGCCCCGAGGCGCAGCTGGGCGCGGCACCGGGCTAG
- a CDS encoding ROK family transcriptional regulator, with product MPPTTRIDGAAAPAAPGSTASLRVANQQRVLGVLRQITHEDDPVTQADLARRTGLAPATVSGIVRELDAARMVTTEPGRGRRGTTVRIARSAGLVAGVDFGHSHLSVAVADLTGTVLAEVRRPLHPGHDHRDGLALARQLLDGVLAEHTHAGEHLRAVGLGLPAPITDGVVRSSAILPGWVGIDAAAAAGEAFGAPVHTENDANLGALAEHRRGVARGTASSVFVKISSGVGAGIVLEDRIFRGSGGTAGEVGHLTLDEQGPVCRCGSRGCLEAYASIPTIQQMMAGQLPDATLDDVVAAARGGNVAALRSFEDAGLHLGWGVASVVNLLNPDLVVIGGELARAGDLLLDSVRLGLRRHALDAVAATPVLASTLGERASLVGAAILAAEQVELLPG from the coding sequence ATGCCCCCCACGACGCGGATCGACGGTGCCGCCGCACCCGCCGCGCCCGGGTCGACGGCGTCGCTGCGCGTCGCCAACCAGCAGCGCGTGCTCGGCGTCCTGCGCCAGATCACGCACGAGGACGACCCGGTCACCCAGGCCGACCTGGCGCGCCGCACCGGCCTCGCGCCCGCCACGGTGTCCGGCATCGTCCGCGAGCTCGACGCGGCCCGGATGGTGACCACCGAGCCCGGCCGCGGTCGGCGGGGCACCACCGTGCGCATCGCGCGCAGCGCCGGTCTCGTGGCCGGCGTCGACTTCGGCCACAGCCACCTCTCCGTCGCCGTCGCCGACCTCACCGGCACCGTGCTGGCCGAGGTGCGCCGGCCCCTGCACCCCGGCCACGACCACCGCGACGGCCTGGCACTGGCCCGCCAGCTGCTCGACGGCGTGCTGGCGGAGCACACCCACGCGGGCGAGCACCTGCGCGCCGTCGGCCTCGGCCTGCCGGCCCCGATCACCGACGGCGTCGTGCGCTCGTCGGCGATCCTGCCCGGCTGGGTCGGGATCGACGCGGCGGCGGCCGCCGGCGAGGCCTTCGGCGCCCCCGTCCACACGGAGAACGACGCCAACCTCGGCGCGCTCGCCGAGCACCGCCGCGGCGTCGCGCGCGGCACCGCCAGCTCGGTCTTCGTCAAGATCTCCTCCGGCGTCGGCGCCGGCATCGTCCTGGAGGACCGGATCTTCCGCGGCAGCGGCGGCACCGCGGGCGAGGTCGGCCACCTCACCCTCGACGAGCAGGGCCCGGTGTGCCGCTGCGGCAGCCGCGGCTGCCTCGAGGCCTACGCCTCGATCCCCACGATCCAGCAGATGATGGCCGGCCAGCTGCCCGACGCCACGCTCGACGACGTGGTCGCGGCGGCCCGGGGCGGCAACGTCGCCGCGCTGCGCAGCTTCGAGGACGCCGGGCTGCACCTCGGCTGGGGCGTCGCCAGCGTCGTGAACCTGCTCAACCCCGACCTCGTCGTCATCGGCGGTGAGCTCGCACGCGCGGGGGACCTGCTGCTCGACTCCGTGCGGCTCGGCCTGCGCC
- a CDS encoding bifunctional FO biosynthesis protein CofGH, whose amino-acid sequence MTPAQVRRAVARAERGAALDLAEATALLAARGEELDRLCAAAARVRDAGLEAAGRPGVVTYSPKVFVPVTRLCRDRCHYCTFVESPAAGARAGRAAYLSPDEVLEICRQGAAAGCLEALLTLGDRPEDRWPEAREWLDEQGYDSTLAYVRALAVTVLEETGLLPHLNPGVMSWEEMTRLKPVSPSMGMMLETTSRRLFETRGLAHFGSPDKDPALRLRVLEDAGRLAVPFTSGLLVGIGETLTERAETVFALRQVHRAYGALQEVIVQNFRAKPDTAMRHSDDLGLDDYRAAIAVTRVVLGPKARVQAPPNLVDHSEGSAECRALLGAGVDDWGGVSPLTPDHVNPERPWPSLERLRAVSAECGLELRPRLTVHPEHVRGALRGEPWIDPRVLGHVAALAGRDGLALPGVRPEGRPWQEPESTLSRGGAGTGRTDLHAAVDTEGRSADRRSDFDDVYGDWGAVGEAAQLTSTPAILHAEGREALRAAEADPAALGDEHALTLMTAEGPLLEQVCRLADDLRREVVGDEVTYVVNRNVNFTNVCYVGCRFCAFAQRRTDADAFSLSLEQVADRAQEAWDLGASEVCMQGGIDPELPATAYVDLVRAVKERVPGMHVHAFSPMEVVSGAARTGQSIEDFLVSLREAGLGSIPGTAAEILDDEVRWVLTKGKLPTATWVEVVSTAHRVGLRSSSTMMYGHVDHPRHWVAHLRLLAGIQDETGGFTEFVPLPFVHTSAPIYLAGVARAGSTHRDDLAVHAMARILLHGRVDHVQTSWVKLGVEGTRAMLQAGADDLGGTLMEETISRMAGSEHGSAKTVAELTEIGAGIGRPLRERTTTYAVPSARPAARPA is encoded by the coding sequence GTGACGCCCGCGCAGGTACGCCGGGCGGTCGCGCGCGCCGAGCGCGGCGCCGCCCTGGACCTCGCCGAGGCCACCGCCCTGCTCGCCGCCCGCGGCGAGGAGCTCGACCGGCTCTGCGCCGCCGCGGCCCGGGTGCGCGACGCCGGCCTGGAGGCCGCCGGCCGACCGGGTGTCGTGACGTACTCCCCCAAGGTCTTCGTGCCGGTGACGCGGCTGTGCCGCGACCGGTGCCACTACTGCACCTTCGTGGAGTCCCCCGCCGCGGGCGCGCGGGCCGGCCGGGCGGCGTACCTCTCCCCCGACGAGGTGCTCGAGATCTGCCGCCAGGGCGCGGCAGCCGGGTGCCTCGAGGCGCTCCTCACCCTCGGCGACCGCCCCGAGGACCGCTGGCCCGAGGCGCGGGAGTGGCTCGACGAGCAGGGCTACGACTCCACGCTGGCCTACGTCCGCGCGCTGGCGGTCACGGTGCTGGAGGAGACCGGCCTGCTGCCGCACCTCAACCCCGGCGTCATGTCGTGGGAGGAGATGACGCGGCTCAAGCCGGTCTCGCCGTCGATGGGGATGATGCTGGAGACCACCTCGCGACGGCTCTTCGAGACCCGGGGCCTGGCCCACTTCGGCTCGCCCGACAAGGACCCGGCCCTGCGGCTGCGGGTGCTGGAGGACGCCGGGCGGCTCGCGGTGCCCTTCACCTCCGGGCTGCTGGTCGGCATCGGCGAGACGTTGACCGAGCGGGCCGAGACGGTCTTCGCGCTGCGGCAGGTGCACCGCGCCTACGGCGCGCTGCAGGAGGTCATCGTCCAGAACTTCCGGGCCAAGCCCGACACGGCGATGCGGCACAGCGACGACCTCGGCCTGGACGACTACCGAGCCGCGATCGCGGTGACGCGCGTGGTGCTGGGACCCAAGGCCCGGGTGCAGGCCCCGCCGAACCTCGTGGACCACTCCGAGGGCTCGGCGGAGTGCCGCGCCCTGCTCGGTGCCGGCGTCGACGACTGGGGCGGGGTGTCGCCGCTGACCCCCGACCACGTCAACCCGGAGCGGCCGTGGCCCTCCCTCGAGCGGCTGCGCGCCGTCAGCGCCGAGTGCGGGCTGGAGCTGCGCCCGCGGCTCACGGTGCACCCCGAGCACGTGCGCGGAGCGCTGCGCGGCGAGCCGTGGATCGACCCGCGCGTGCTGGGCCACGTCGCCGCCCTCGCCGGCCGCGACGGGCTCGCGCTGCCGGGGGTGCGGCCGGAGGGCAGGCCGTGGCAGGAGCCCGAGAGCACCCTGTCGCGCGGCGGCGCAGGCACCGGCCGCACCGACCTGCACGCCGCCGTCGACACCGAGGGCCGCAGCGCCGACCGGCGCTCCGACTTCGACGACGTCTACGGCGACTGGGGTGCGGTCGGCGAAGCTGCGCAGCTGACCTCGACGCCCGCGATCCTGCACGCCGAGGGCCGCGAGGCCCTGCGCGCGGCCGAGGCCGACCCCGCTGCGCTGGGCGACGAGCACGCGCTGACGCTGATGACCGCGGAGGGACCGCTGCTCGAGCAGGTCTGCCGCCTCGCCGACGATCTGCGCCGCGAGGTCGTCGGCGACGAGGTCACCTACGTCGTCAACCGCAACGTCAACTTCACCAACGTCTGCTACGTCGGCTGCCGCTTCTGCGCCTTCGCCCAGCGGCGCACCGACGCCGACGCCTTCTCGCTGTCGCTGGAGCAGGTCGCCGACCGCGCCCAGGAGGCCTGGGACCTCGGCGCGAGCGAGGTGTGCATGCAGGGCGGCATCGACCCCGAGCTGCCCGCCACCGCCTACGTCGACCTGGTCCGCGCGGTGAAGGAGCGCGTGCCGGGCATGCACGTGCACGCCTTCTCCCCGATGGAGGTCGTCTCCGGCGCGGCGCGCACCGGGCAGTCGATCGAGGACTTCCTGGTCTCGCTGCGCGAGGCCGGGCTGGGCTCGATCCCCGGCACGGCCGCCGAGATCCTCGACGACGAGGTCCGCTGGGTGCTGACCAAGGGCAAGCTGCCCACCGCCACCTGGGTCGAGGTCGTCTCGACCGCCCACCGCGTGGGGCTGCGGTCGAGCTCGACGATGATGTACGGCCACGTCGACCACCCCCGCCACTGGGTCGCCCACCTCCGGCTGCTCGCGGGGATCCAGGACGAGACGGGCGGCTTCACCGAGTTCGTGCCGCTGCCCTTCGTGCACACCTCCGCCCCGATCTACCTCGCCGGCGTCGCGCGTGCCGGCTCGACCCACCGCGACGACCTCGCGGTGCACGCGATGGCCCGGATCCTGCTGCACGGCCGCGTCGACCACGTGCAGACCTCCTGGGTCAAGCTCGGCGTCGAGGGCACCCGCGCGATGCTGCAGGCAGGCGCCGACGACCTCGGCGGCACGCTCATGGAGGAGACCATCTCGCGCATGGCCGGCTCCGAGCACGGCTCGGCCAAGACCGTCGCGGAGCTCACCGAGATCGGCGCCGGCATCGGCCGGCCCCTGCGCGAGCGCACCACGACCTACGCCGTGCCCTCCGCGCGCCCCGCCGCCCGCCCCGCCTGA
- a CDS encoding substrate-binding domain-containing protein, protein MPRPAAPPARRAAALGAALLAGPLAACTGGGGEPGDDTPTVALLLADDARPHWQARTVPAFEAQLSRACPECRLVTHVADGDAAVQADQLAEAVEDGADAVVLAPTSATAGAELVASADEVPVVALDGALPGAAHVVTTDGAAVGRQQAAAVVAALGGARDARRARVLLLDGADSGAEQARRSALRQALRRAGVRPVDAAGLTDQGAAAAAEAVRAAGGAGAVDAVVAASDVQAGGAREALGARRVPVVGAGADLDAVRRLVTGAQAATVWSDDRALGSRAAAVAGALAAGLEPRPRPGTEVVAGVPTDVVAPRPVTLDEVARLLVRRGVVSVEEVCDADTRAACERAGLV, encoded by the coding sequence GTGCCCCGACCCGCCGCTCCGCCCGCCCGCCGCGCTGCCGCGCTGGGCGCCGCGCTGCTCGCGGGACCCCTCGCGGCCTGCACCGGCGGCGGAGGTGAGCCCGGGGACGACACCCCGACGGTGGCGCTGCTGCTCGCCGACGACGCCCGGCCCCACTGGCAGGCGCGGACCGTGCCGGCCTTCGAGGCACAGCTCTCGCGGGCCTGCCCGGAGTGCCGCCTGGTCACCCACGTCGCCGACGGCGACGCCGCGGTGCAGGCCGACCAGCTGGCCGAGGCGGTCGAGGACGGCGCCGACGCGGTGGTGCTCGCCCCGACGTCGGCGACGGCCGGCGCCGAGCTCGTGGCGAGCGCCGACGAGGTGCCGGTCGTGGCCCTCGACGGCGCCCTGCCCGGCGCCGCCCACGTCGTGACCACCGACGGCGCCGCCGTCGGGCGCCAGCAGGCCGCGGCCGTGGTCGCCGCGCTGGGCGGCGCGCGTGACGCGCGGCGCGCACGGGTGCTCCTCCTCGACGGCGCCGACTCGGGGGCCGAGCAGGCGCGCCGGTCGGCGCTGCGCCAGGCGCTGCGCCGTGCCGGGGTGCGGCCGGTCGACGCCGCCGGGCTCACCGACCAGGGGGCCGCCGCGGCGGCCGAGGCGGTGCGGGCTGCCGGTGGTGCGGGTGCGGTCGACGCGGTGGTCGCGGCCAGCGACGTGCAGGCCGGCGGGGCGCGCGAGGCACTCGGTGCGCGACGGGTGCCGGTGGTGGGCGCCGGCGCCGACCTCGACGCCGTACGCCGTCTGGTCACCGGCGCGCAGGCCGCCACCGTCTGGAGCGACGACCGGGCCCTGGGCTCGCGCGCCGCTGCGGTCGCGGGCGCGCTCGCTGCGGGCCTCGAGCCACGACCGCGCCCCGGCACCGAGGTCGTGGCGGGCGTGCCGACCGACGTGGTCGCGCCGCGGCCGGTCACCCTCGACGAGGTCGCGCGGCTGCTCGTGCGCCGCGGGGTCGTCTCGGTCGAGGAGGTCTGCGACGCGGACACCCGCGCCGCGTGCGAGCGCGCGGGCCTGGTCTGA
- a CDS encoding sugar ABC transporter permease encodes MTDSTTATTPVATPAPRLDQADERLIATQGVGGYLRATAQRLRSGELGSLPVVLGLVVIAVVFYSLEPVFLSSRNLEGIMQFAAPVGVISLGIVLVLLLGEIDLSVGAVSGFTAALMAVLTVNQGRPIWQGMAVAIAAGVLIGLLYAFLYVRVGVPSFVFSLAGLLGFQGLLLYTLGDNGTINLSRDSFLVDLARFQFLSGGAAYALVAVITLVFLASQLATYRSRSAAGLSTPWVPLIAVRTVALGAGLAFLTSYLGVSRGWPYLWLFFVLLVVLMDLALRRTTWGRHLFAVGGNEEAARRSGIKVGFVYTTAFVGTSTLAALGGLLAAAQVTSVSQGSGLGDTNLTAIAAAVIGGTSLFGGRGSAYSALLGILVLTSIQNGLNLLGVDSSVRFMVTGGVLLLAVAIDSVSRRARAASGRG; translated from the coding sequence ATGACCGACAGCACCACCGCCACCACGCCCGTCGCCACCCCGGCGCCGCGCCTCGACCAGGCCGACGAGCGGCTGATCGCGACCCAGGGGGTCGGAGGCTACCTGCGGGCGACGGCGCAGCGGCTGCGCTCCGGCGAGCTCGGCAGCCTGCCCGTCGTCCTCGGCCTCGTCGTCATCGCGGTCGTCTTCTACTCCCTCGAGCCGGTCTTCCTGTCCTCGCGCAACCTCGAGGGCATCATGCAGTTCGCCGCCCCGGTCGGCGTGATCTCGCTGGGCATCGTGCTCGTGCTGCTGCTCGGCGAGATCGACCTCTCCGTCGGCGCCGTGAGCGGCTTCACCGCGGCGCTCATGGCCGTGCTGACGGTCAACCAGGGCCGCCCGATCTGGCAGGGCATGGCGGTCGCCATCGCGGCCGGCGTGCTCATCGGGCTCCTCTACGCCTTCCTCTACGTGCGGGTGGGCGTCCCGTCGTTCGTCTTCTCGCTCGCCGGCCTGCTCGGCTTCCAGGGCCTGCTGCTCTACACCCTGGGCGACAACGGCACGATCAACCTGTCGCGCGACAGCTTCCTGGTCGACCTGGCACGGTTCCAGTTCCTCAGCGGCGGCGCGGCCTACGCGCTCGTCGCGGTGATCACGCTGGTCTTCCTCGCCTCGCAGCTCGCGACCTACCGCTCGCGGTCGGCGGCGGGGCTGTCCACGCCGTGGGTGCCGCTCATCGCGGTGCGCACCGTGGCGCTGGGCGCCGGCCTCGCGTTCCTCACCTCCTACCTCGGCGTGAGCCGCGGCTGGCCCTACCTGTGGCTGTTCTTCGTGCTGCTGGTGGTGCTGATGGACCTCGCGCTGCGCCGCACCACCTGGGGTCGCCACCTCTTCGCGGTCGGCGGCAACGAGGAGGCGGCGCGCCGCTCGGGCATCAAGGTGGGCTTCGTCTACACCACCGCCTTCGTCGGCACCTCGACGCTGGCGGCCCTCGGTGGGCTGCTCGCCGCAGCCCAGGTCACCTCGGTCTCGCAGGGCAGCGGCCTCGGCGACACCAACCTGACGGCCATCGCGGCCGCGGTCATCGGCGGCACGAGCCTCTTCGGCGGCCGGGGCTCGGCGTACTCCGCACTGCTCGGGATCCTGGTGCTCACCTCGATCCAGAACGGGCTCAACCTGCTCGGCGTGGACTCCTCGGTGCGCTTCATGGTGACCGGCGGCGTCCTGCTCCTGGCGGTCGCCATCGACTCGGTCTCGCGCCGGGCGCGCGCGGCCAGCGGGCGCGGTTAG
- a CDS encoding formate/nitrite transporter family protein yields MSAREPQEVARVAVATGAKKVHRSWDRVLVSAFLAGAYIAFGGLVAITVSAGLDTATWGTLPTLFTGIAFTLGLVLVLVAGSDLATGNMLLVPLGAMRGRLGIGEVAANLSLVLLGNLVGALVVAFFLAVQTGVVGDVGADPSTAAGMTHDRLESIALGKATEHTALETFLRGVGCNWLVCLAVWMSLAAPTVSGKVLAVFFPISAFVAMGFDHVVANMFFLPAAVFAGVDLGWGDILLNWLVAGAGNLVGAVVFVATSYWYLFLKDAPDDQATPAGDPAAEHAEPAERG; encoded by the coding sequence GTGTCCGCTCGCGAACCGCAGGAGGTCGCCCGCGTCGCGGTCGCGACCGGGGCGAAGAAGGTGCACCGCAGCTGGGACCGGGTGCTCGTCAGCGCCTTCCTCGCCGGGGCCTACATCGCCTTCGGCGGCCTGGTGGCGATCACCGTCTCCGCGGGGCTCGACACCGCGACCTGGGGCACGCTGCCGACGCTCTTCACCGGCATCGCCTTCACCCTCGGCCTCGTGCTGGTGCTGGTCGCCGGCTCCGACCTCGCCACCGGCAACATGCTGCTGGTGCCGCTCGGCGCGATGCGCGGCCGGCTCGGGATCGGCGAGGTGGCCGCCAACCTCTCGCTCGTGCTGCTCGGCAACCTCGTCGGCGCCCTCGTCGTGGCGTTCTTCCTCGCCGTGCAGACCGGGGTGGTCGGCGACGTCGGCGCCGACCCCTCGACGGCGGCCGGGATGACCCACGACCGGCTGGAGTCGATCGCGCTGGGCAAGGCCACCGAGCACACCGCCTTGGAGACGTTCCTGCGCGGGGTGGGGTGCAACTGGCTGGTCTGCCTGGCGGTCTGGATGTCGCTGGCGGCGCCGACCGTCTCGGGCAAGGTGCTGGCGGTCTTCTTCCCGATCTCCGCCTTCGTCGCGATGGGCTTCGACCACGTCGTGGCCAACATGTTCTTCCTGCCCGCCGCGGTCTTCGCCGGCGTCGACCTCGGGTGGGGCGACATCCTGCTGAACTGGCTGGTCGCCGGTGCGGGCAACCTCGTGGGCGCGGTCGTCTTCGTCGCGACGTCCTACTGGTACCTCTTCCTCAAGGACGCACCGGACGACCAGGCCACCCCCGCCGGTGACCCCGCCGCCGAGCACGCCGAGCCCGCCGAGCGCGGTTGA
- a CDS encoding sugar ABC transporter substrate-binding protein → MTRTTHRFAVSVAALVIGSVGLSACGANDAAGGGGGEGGDAATIAFFLPETQNARYETFDRPIFEAKVEELCADCEVLYFNADQDKDAQAEQVDSAITQGADVLVLDPVDGEAISASVADAQSQDIPVIAYDRFIDGADYYMSFDNEQVGRLQGEALVEAVGDTGRILMVNGSPDDANAGQFKAGAHSVIDESGLEVVAEYDTVQWEPGNAQQFVTDTIAKVGADTIDGVYAANDGTAGGAIAALTGAGVAPADLPPVTGQDAELAAVQRIVAGEQFMTVYKSIKTEAEKAAEVAVALAQGEEVSDTEDFQGVPSFIFDPVVVTQDNVQLLVDEGFWSVEDICTPEYADACAEIGLS, encoded by the coding sequence ATGACCCGCACCACGCACCGCTTCGCAGTCTCGGTCGCTGCGCTCGTGATCGGATCCGTCGGCCTGTCGGCCTGCGGCGCCAACGACGCCGCCGGCGGCGGCGGCGGCGAGGGCGGCGACGCCGCCACGATCGCGTTCTTCCTGCCCGAGACCCAGAACGCCCGCTACGAGACCTTCGACCGCCCGATCTTCGAGGCCAAGGTCGAGGAGCTGTGCGCCGACTGCGAGGTGCTCTACTTCAACGCCGACCAGGACAAGGACGCGCAGGCAGAGCAGGTCGACAGCGCGATCACCCAGGGTGCGGACGTGCTGGTCCTCGACCCGGTCGACGGCGAGGCGATCTCGGCCTCGGTCGCCGACGCCCAGTCCCAGGACATCCCGGTCATCGCCTACGACCGCTTCATCGACGGCGCCGACTACTACATGTCCTTCGACAACGAGCAGGTCGGCCGCCTGCAGGGCGAGGCCCTCGTGGAGGCCGTCGGCGACACCGGTCGCATCCTCATGGTCAACGGGTCGCCCGACGACGCCAACGCGGGCCAGTTCAAGGCCGGTGCCCACTCGGTGATCGACGAGTCGGGCCTGGAGGTCGTCGCGGAGTACGACACGGTGCAGTGGGAGCCGGGCAACGCGCAGCAGTTCGTGACCGACACGATCGCGAAGGTGGGCGCCGACACCATCGACGGCGTCTACGCAGCCAACGACGGCACCGCAGGCGGCGCGATCGCGGCCCTCACCGGTGCGGGTGTCGCCCCGGCGGACCTCCCGCCGGTCACCGGTCAGGACGCCGAGCTGGCCGCGGTGCAGCGCATCGTGGCCGGTGAGCAGTTCATGACCGTCTACAAGTCGATCAAGACCGAGGCCGAGAAGGCCGCCGAGGTGGCCGTCGCCCTCGCCCAGGGCGAGGAGGTCTCCGACACCGAGGACTTCCAGGGCGTGCCGTCGTTCATCTTCGACCCGGTCGTCGTCACCCAGGACAACGTGCAGCTGCTCGTCGACGAGGGCTTCTGGTCCGTGGAGGACATCTGCACCCCGGAGTACGCCGACGCGTGCGCCGAGATCGGTCTGAGCTGA